The following coding sequences lie in one Populus nigra chromosome 15, ddPopNigr1.1, whole genome shotgun sequence genomic window:
- the LOC133674517 gene encoding serine/arginine-rich splicing factor RSZ22A-like yields the protein MSRVYVGNLDPRVSERELEDEFRRFGVIRSVWVARRPPGYAFIDFDDKRDAQDAIHELDGKNGWRVELSHNSRGGGGGGGGGGRGGGRGRSGGSDLKCYECGEAGHFARECRLRVGGGGGGGGGGAGRRRSRSPRYRRSPSYGRRSRSHSPQGRSPKRRSLSPRGRSYSRSPQYRGREELPYANGNGTRDRRRSRS from the exons ATGTCTCGGGTTTATGTCGGTAACTTGGACCCAAGAGTCTCTGAGCGTGAACTTGAAGATGAGTTTCGACGATTCGGTGTTATAAGAAG TGTGTGGGTTGCAAGGAGGCCGCCAGGTTATGCTTTTATTGATTTCGATGATAAAAGGGATGCTCAGGATGCTATTCATGAGTTGGATG GAAAAAATGGCTGGAGAGTTGAGCTTTCTCACAACTCCAGAGGTGGAGGTGGCGGTGGGGGTGGCGGTGGCCGTGGAGGGGGTCGTGGTCGTTCTGGTGGTTCTGACTTGAAGTGTTATGAGTGTGGTGAGGCTGGTCATTTCGCTCGTGAGTGCCGCTTGCGTgttggaggtggaggtggaggtggaggtggaggtgcaGGAAGACGTCGTAGCCGCAGCCCTAGATATCGCAGGAGCCCAAGCTATGGTCGAAG GAGCAGGAGCCACAGCCCTCAAGGACGATCCCCCAAGCGCCGCAGTCTATCACCTCGTGGGCGCAGCTATAGCAGGTCACCACAGTACCGTGGACGTGAAGAGCTCCCATATGCCAATGG AAATGGCACCAGGGATCGTCGCCGAAGCAGGAGTTAA